A portion of the Hoplias malabaricus isolate fHopMal1 chromosome 1, fHopMal1.hap1, whole genome shotgun sequence genome contains these proteins:
- the nhsl1a gene encoding NHS-like protein 1 isoform X2, which translates to MFCLRAVSSLDEESKWSVHYTAPWHQQENVFLPGSRPPCVEELHIQAKVNLKTVLRECDKLRKDGFRSSQYYSQGPAFSSPVLSNGVLDQDETENKKKSSESSAEEEKLVYSVGPQTPLLENICDVNNSNSWSKCLPLPTPEEKMRQQAQSVATDIVPINISGESFDRQASFRRTLSNTDTVIRRSKKVKRRKTITGVPDNIQRELAKGQTDRTQSMYMPGQYSTLGHAGSANSTLKHSDTRESGCQTEEMKIVPPSMRRIRAQRGCSIAAQMANISLSSSGCNSNTSNCNGANYSPQHNCSDQGFHSLPRQGSRTILQQHEPKYTSSPYKTINGSTSSLPYQMQQASPAQPMVADPRKNAMISPLSAGFQGGQIGQHHATQDYMVSSHNDSLNQFASNGTLQNFNDFSSIHSAQSFDTVETLQSMPSYPSDHPFSTAGTSISAGSSRCHSPASIHTASQTETESQCSTLNGRHCRSPGSVRRDSDFSESSTQSCSTLTFEQWTYDSAPKGKHTTSSSSPISHVYTSLEHSPTKTDSSSVFSIDTEGYYTSMHMDSGVKSYSHGCINKAGNARHNLYECREHHSQGDRASLHSNQSLTHSISLRKAKKPPLPPKRTDSLRRKPQRKPHHSETALNEKLISSLQESLKSTSASFSGQVPSNGFEDPWVLRPRSESTVSAASSGMSAPAAVCPVTPTHSDSSSSQRSEYAESWDFYMEVPRSQSEQCPSSPNARSASAKHDARGFTNVSTNCSSRRLQLNLATSPDKVHQMTSPSSGYSSQSITPTAGTPVTSLLRAKSPAGRPKPKVPERKSSLRSSVSSSTTSLSSNTSDSFKNLPTPPPLPINLPGLHTLQAVQSVPASPVYSSATRPKIPPTPPTPPPLPIHSIPEKKQISPPVSPTFVECKASFSSTFPGFPPPPSEISDALLMMENTIESPSSSPPPTLPPPPPPPPLPLPPTLPSWVQTPATLPSLHGIGLHAETILNMKSSLISVESVDGEKDDANINQPLKRPPRPLITAQALQLVQLRPIKLMKLENIFTDIITNVCREETERFQEPQTSSEISTEVETPDSPTSESSEEDFKGPCDPTSALLKPMNQNQFGQKVQEVLLDFEAERLSPTLSLQQSTALPVALQSTSPKQKPPISPKKPGLSLIMPQLLHQPLLNSFESVEGPGLEVSTLEAEAQNSTPQRDLVNLQDIPLQLEAEVESNSGNSTPVDPSRVSLSSEFSSDSLNEPHFTALIFNEYDLGLSDTDLGLSDKDLGLSDEKGLSDDSSSSSSGSISLKEDEHEENGAVFDSSTDISSPTSSTNEEAIEEMVTPARPRTTEDLFAAIHRSKRKVLGRGDSEEDRAHGFHTSPPVTPTGASPGLPSLPRQSGFIQRSLRRSATSNNNFKALLLKKGSRSDHGFRMSAAEMLKCTDPRLQRPNGEASSIDDLCTSPGRSRRASEEWARAEGALPRLSPSTTFSRYGRSSTPPSAASSRYNSRSRIPSGPMTVICEKEGELAESMDCSLTAEISYPMSLNSSGTVCPQGST; encoded by the exons tCGTCAGAGTCATCAGCTGAAGAGGAGAAACTGGTGTACTCAGTGGGCCCCCAAACTCCTCTCCTGGAGAACATCTGTGACGTGAACAACTCAAACAGCTGGAGTAAGTGTCTTCCATTACCAACGCCGGAGGAGAAGATGAGGCAGCAGGCCCAGTCTGTGGCCACCGACATCGTGCCCATCAACATCTCAG GTGAGAGCTTTGACCGGCAGGCCAGCTTCCGACGCACCTTGAGTAACACAGATACAGTAATACGGAGGTCTAAGAAAGTCAAACGGAGGAAGACAATAACAGGGGTTCCAGACAACATCCAAAGAGAATTAG CGAAAGGACAAACTGACAGGACTCAGTCCATGTACATGCCAGGCCAGTACTCCACCCTAGGACATGCAGGGAGTGCCAACTCCACCCTGAAACACTCAGACACCCGTGAATCCGGCTGCCAGACTGAAGAAATGAAAATTGTTCCACCATCTATGCGCAGAATCCGAGCACAGCGGGGTTGCAGCATCGCTGCCCAGATGGccaatatctctctctcctcctcaggCTGCAACTCCAATACGAGTAACTGCAATGGTGCCAACTATAGTCCTCAACATAACTGCAGTGACCAGGGCTTTCACAGCTTGCCTCGTCAAGGCTCTCGAACCATCCTTCAGCAGCATGAGCCCAAGTACACCAGTTCTCCCTACAAGACTATCAATGGTTCCACAAGTTCCTTGCCCTACCAGATGCAGCAAGCTAGCCCAGCACAGCCAATGGTAGCTGATCCCAGAAAGAATGCAATGATCAGTCCTTTATCGGCAGGATTCCAAGGTGGGCAGATTGGACAGCATCATGCTACACAAGACTACATGGTTTCCAGTCACAACGATAGCTTGAACCAATTTGCTTCCAATGGTACCCTGCAGAACTTCAATGACTTTAGCTCTATCCACTCAGCACAAAGCTTTGACACAGTGGAGACCCTGCAGTCTATGCCATCATATCCTTCAGATCACCCCTTCAGCACTGCTGGGACATCTATTTCTGCTGGCTCTTCTCGCTGCCATTCTCCAGCCTCCATCCACACAGCCAGCCAAACAGAAACTGAATCCCAGTGTAGCACCCTTAATGGAAGGCATTGCAGGAGTCCCGGTAGTGTTCGCAGAGATTCAGACTTTTCAGAGAGCAGCACTCAAAGTTGCAGCACTTTGACCTTTGAACAATGGACTTATGACAGTGCACCAAAGGGCAAACATACCACAAGCTCTTCCTCCCCCATCAGTCATGTTTATACCAGTCTGGAACATTCCCCAACAAAGACAGACTCCAGTTCCGTGTTTTCCATCGATACTGAGGGGTACTATACCTCTATGCATATGGACTCAGGTGTTAAATCCTATAGCCATGGTTGCATCAATAAAGCAGGTAATGCAAGGCACAATTTGTATGAGTGCAGGGAGCACCACAGTCAAGGGGACCGGGCAAGCCTACACAGCAATCAATCCCTAACCCACAGCATCTCCCTGCGGAAAGCTAAAAAGCCCCCGCTACCCCCTAAAAGGACTGACTCCTTGCGGCGCAAGCCACAACGTAAACCACACCATAGTGAGACAGCTCTGAATGAGAAACTCATCTCCTCACTTCAGGAATCCCTGAAAAGCACCAGTGCATCATTCTCAGGCCAAGTGCCCAGCAATGGATTTGAGGACCCCTGGGTGCTCCGTCCCCGGAGCGAGAGCACGGTGAGTGCAGCAAGTAGTGGGATGTCAGCACCAGCAGCAGTTTGTCCAGTCACACCTACACACAGTGACAGTAGCAGCAGCCAACGCTCGGAATATGCAGAATCGTGGGACTTTTACATGGAAGTTCCTCGGTCACAATCTGAACAATGTCCGTCCTCTCCAAATGCAAGATCTGCAAGTGCTAAACATGATGCAAGGGGCTTTACCAATGTTTCGACAAACTGCAGCAGTAGGAGATTACAGTTGAATTTAGCTACATCACCTGACAAAGTGCATCAGATGACTTCACCATCTAGCGGTTATTCAAGTCAGTCGATTACCCCAACTGCAGGGACCCCAGTAACTTCCCTTCTGAGAGCCAAGTCTCCAGCAGGAAGGCCTAAACCAAAAGTCCCTGAGCGGAAGTCCTCCCTGCGATCCTCTGTTTCTTCTTCAACCACATCCCTGTCCTCCAATACCTCAGATTCCTTCAAGAACCTTCCTACGCCTCCTCCTCTACCCATCAACTTGCCAGGCTTGCACACTCTTCAGGCTGTTCAGTCTGTTCCAGCTAGCCCTGTGTACAGCTCTGCCACCAGACCCAAGATACCCCCAAcccctccaacacctcctcctcTGCCTATTCACAGCATTCCTGAAAAAAAGCAAATCTCACCCCCAGTGTCACCCACATTCGTGGAATGTAAGGCATCCTTCAGCAGCACATTCCCTGgatttcctcctcctccttccgaGATCTCAGATGCTTTGTTGATGATGGAAAATACAATAGAGTCTCCAtcttcatcaccaccaccaacattacctccacctccacctccaccaccacttcCACTGCCACCCACACTTCCATCCTGGGTTCAAACTCCAGCTACCCTGCCTTCCTTACATGGGATTGGACTTCATGCAGAaactattttaaatatgaaaagtTCTCTTATATCTGTGGAGTCAGTGGATGGTGAAAAGGATGATGCAAACATTAATCAACCTCTAAAGAGGCCACCAAGACCACTGATCACTGCCCAAGCCCTTCAGTTGGTGCAGCTCCGGCCAATAAAATTGATGAAGCTGGAAAATATTTTCACAGATATTATAACAAATGTGTGTAGAGAAGAAACTGAAAGGTTCCAGGAGCCTCAAACAAGTTCAGAAATATCCACTGAAGTAGAAACCCCTGATTCTCCCACATCTGAATCTTCAGAGGAGGATTTCAAAGGGCCCTGTGATCCAACCTCTGCTCTGCTCAAACCGATGAACCAAAACCAATTTGGCCAAAAGGTCCAAGAGGTTCTACTCGATTTTGAGGCAGAAAGATTGTCTCCTACACTCAGTCTTCAGCAATCCACAGCTCTTCCAGTGGCACTTCAAAGTACTTCCCCGAAGCAAAAGCCTCCTATATCACCTAAGAAACCTGGTCTGTCTTTGATTATGCCACAGCTTCTGCACCAACCTCTTTTGAATAGTTTTGAGTCTGTTGAGGGTCCTGGCCTGGAGGTGTCTACTTTGGAGGCAGAAGCACAAAACAGTACTCCCCAGAGAGACTTGGTTAACCTGCAGGATATTCCATTACAGCTGGAGGCAGAAGTGGAGAGTAATTCTGGTAATTCAACTCCTGTGGACCCAAGCAGAGTCTCTCTAAGCAGTGAATTCTCATCGGATAGCTTGAATGAGCCTCATTTCACTGCCTTGATTTTCAACGAGTATGACCTTGGATTGAGTGACACTGACCTCGGCCTGAGTGACAAGGACCTCGGGCTAAGTGATGAAAAAGGCCTTTCAGATGATAGTTCAAGCAGTAGCTCAGGATCTATCAGCCTTAAAGAGGATGAACATGAAGAAAATG GAGCTGTGTTTGACTCCAGCACAGATATCTCCTCTCCAACTTCCAGTACTAATGAAGAAGCGATAGAGGAGATGGTTACGCCTGCGCGGCCACGTACAACAGAGGACCTCTTCGCAGCCATTCACAG GTCAAAGAGGAAAGTTCTGGGCCGTGGCGATTCTGAAGAAGACCGTGCCCATGGCTTCCACACCTCCCCTCCTGTCACCCCCACTGGTGCCAGCCCGGGCCTGCCCTCCCTGCCCCGCCAGTCCGGCTTCATCCAGCGCAGCTTGCGGCGCTCTGCCACCAGCAACAACAACTTCAAAGCCCTGCTCCTGAAGAAAGGAAGCCGCTCTGATCACGGCTTCCGGATGTCTGCCGCCGAGATGCTGAAATGCACGGATCCTCGTCTCCAGAGGCCCAATGGTGAGGCCTCATCAATTGATGACCTCTGCACCTCTCCAGGCCGCAGCAGGAGGGCATCTGAGGAGTGGGCACGAGCTGAGGGAGCTTTGCCTCGCCTCTCCCCCAGCACGACATTCTCCAGATATGGCCGCTCCAGTACCCCACCCTCCGCTGCCAGTAGCCGGTATAACAGTCGCAGTCGTATCCCCAGTGGACCTATGACTGTGATTTGCGAGAAGGAAGGGGAACTGGCAGAGTCCATGGACTGCAGCCTCACTGCGGAGATTTCCTACCCCATGTCCCTGAACTCAAGCGGCACCGTCTGCCCTCAGGGCAGCACCTAG
- the nhsl1a gene encoding NHS-like protein 1 isoform X1, protein MVFIGTTLKSVIKYFRKKAVSSLDEESKWSVHYTAPWHQQENVFLPGSRPPCVEELHIQAKVNLKTVLRECDKLRKDGFRSSQYYSQGPAFSSPVLSNGVLDQDETENKKKSSESSAEEEKLVYSVGPQTPLLENICDVNNSNSWSKCLPLPTPEEKMRQQAQSVATDIVPINISGESFDRQASFRRTLSNTDTVIRRSKKVKRRKTITGVPDNIQRELAKGQTDRTQSMYMPGQYSTLGHAGSANSTLKHSDTRESGCQTEEMKIVPPSMRRIRAQRGCSIAAQMANISLSSSGCNSNTSNCNGANYSPQHNCSDQGFHSLPRQGSRTILQQHEPKYTSSPYKTINGSTSSLPYQMQQASPAQPMVADPRKNAMISPLSAGFQGGQIGQHHATQDYMVSSHNDSLNQFASNGTLQNFNDFSSIHSAQSFDTVETLQSMPSYPSDHPFSTAGTSISAGSSRCHSPASIHTASQTETESQCSTLNGRHCRSPGSVRRDSDFSESSTQSCSTLTFEQWTYDSAPKGKHTTSSSSPISHVYTSLEHSPTKTDSSSVFSIDTEGYYTSMHMDSGVKSYSHGCINKAGNARHNLYECREHHSQGDRASLHSNQSLTHSISLRKAKKPPLPPKRTDSLRRKPQRKPHHSETALNEKLISSLQESLKSTSASFSGQVPSNGFEDPWVLRPRSESTVSAASSGMSAPAAVCPVTPTHSDSSSSQRSEYAESWDFYMEVPRSQSEQCPSSPNARSASAKHDARGFTNVSTNCSSRRLQLNLATSPDKVHQMTSPSSGYSSQSITPTAGTPVTSLLRAKSPAGRPKPKVPERKSSLRSSVSSSTTSLSSNTSDSFKNLPTPPPLPINLPGLHTLQAVQSVPASPVYSSATRPKIPPTPPTPPPLPIHSIPEKKQISPPVSPTFVECKASFSSTFPGFPPPPSEISDALLMMENTIESPSSSPPPTLPPPPPPPPLPLPPTLPSWVQTPATLPSLHGIGLHAETILNMKSSLISVESVDGEKDDANINQPLKRPPRPLITAQALQLVQLRPIKLMKLENIFTDIITNVCREETERFQEPQTSSEISTEVETPDSPTSESSEEDFKGPCDPTSALLKPMNQNQFGQKVQEVLLDFEAERLSPTLSLQQSTALPVALQSTSPKQKPPISPKKPGLSLIMPQLLHQPLLNSFESVEGPGLEVSTLEAEAQNSTPQRDLVNLQDIPLQLEAEVESNSGNSTPVDPSRVSLSSEFSSDSLNEPHFTALIFNEYDLGLSDTDLGLSDKDLGLSDEKGLSDDSSSSSSGSISLKEDEHEENGAVFDSSTDISSPTSSTNEEAIEEMVTPARPRTTEDLFAAIHRSKRKVLGRGDSEEDRAHGFHTSPPVTPTGASPGLPSLPRQSGFIQRSLRRSATSNNNFKALLLKKGSRSDHGFRMSAAEMLKCTDPRLQRPNGEASSIDDLCTSPGRSRRASEEWARAEGALPRLSPSTTFSRYGRSSTPPSAASSRYNSRSRIPSGPMTVICEKEGELAESMDCSLTAEISYPMSLNSSGTVCPQGST, encoded by the exons tCGTCAGAGTCATCAGCTGAAGAGGAGAAACTGGTGTACTCAGTGGGCCCCCAAACTCCTCTCCTGGAGAACATCTGTGACGTGAACAACTCAAACAGCTGGAGTAAGTGTCTTCCATTACCAACGCCGGAGGAGAAGATGAGGCAGCAGGCCCAGTCTGTGGCCACCGACATCGTGCCCATCAACATCTCAG GTGAGAGCTTTGACCGGCAGGCCAGCTTCCGACGCACCTTGAGTAACACAGATACAGTAATACGGAGGTCTAAGAAAGTCAAACGGAGGAAGACAATAACAGGGGTTCCAGACAACATCCAAAGAGAATTAG CGAAAGGACAAACTGACAGGACTCAGTCCATGTACATGCCAGGCCAGTACTCCACCCTAGGACATGCAGGGAGTGCCAACTCCACCCTGAAACACTCAGACACCCGTGAATCCGGCTGCCAGACTGAAGAAATGAAAATTGTTCCACCATCTATGCGCAGAATCCGAGCACAGCGGGGTTGCAGCATCGCTGCCCAGATGGccaatatctctctctcctcctcaggCTGCAACTCCAATACGAGTAACTGCAATGGTGCCAACTATAGTCCTCAACATAACTGCAGTGACCAGGGCTTTCACAGCTTGCCTCGTCAAGGCTCTCGAACCATCCTTCAGCAGCATGAGCCCAAGTACACCAGTTCTCCCTACAAGACTATCAATGGTTCCACAAGTTCCTTGCCCTACCAGATGCAGCAAGCTAGCCCAGCACAGCCAATGGTAGCTGATCCCAGAAAGAATGCAATGATCAGTCCTTTATCGGCAGGATTCCAAGGTGGGCAGATTGGACAGCATCATGCTACACAAGACTACATGGTTTCCAGTCACAACGATAGCTTGAACCAATTTGCTTCCAATGGTACCCTGCAGAACTTCAATGACTTTAGCTCTATCCACTCAGCACAAAGCTTTGACACAGTGGAGACCCTGCAGTCTATGCCATCATATCCTTCAGATCACCCCTTCAGCACTGCTGGGACATCTATTTCTGCTGGCTCTTCTCGCTGCCATTCTCCAGCCTCCATCCACACAGCCAGCCAAACAGAAACTGAATCCCAGTGTAGCACCCTTAATGGAAGGCATTGCAGGAGTCCCGGTAGTGTTCGCAGAGATTCAGACTTTTCAGAGAGCAGCACTCAAAGTTGCAGCACTTTGACCTTTGAACAATGGACTTATGACAGTGCACCAAAGGGCAAACATACCACAAGCTCTTCCTCCCCCATCAGTCATGTTTATACCAGTCTGGAACATTCCCCAACAAAGACAGACTCCAGTTCCGTGTTTTCCATCGATACTGAGGGGTACTATACCTCTATGCATATGGACTCAGGTGTTAAATCCTATAGCCATGGTTGCATCAATAAAGCAGGTAATGCAAGGCACAATTTGTATGAGTGCAGGGAGCACCACAGTCAAGGGGACCGGGCAAGCCTACACAGCAATCAATCCCTAACCCACAGCATCTCCCTGCGGAAAGCTAAAAAGCCCCCGCTACCCCCTAAAAGGACTGACTCCTTGCGGCGCAAGCCACAACGTAAACCACACCATAGTGAGACAGCTCTGAATGAGAAACTCATCTCCTCACTTCAGGAATCCCTGAAAAGCACCAGTGCATCATTCTCAGGCCAAGTGCCCAGCAATGGATTTGAGGACCCCTGGGTGCTCCGTCCCCGGAGCGAGAGCACGGTGAGTGCAGCAAGTAGTGGGATGTCAGCACCAGCAGCAGTTTGTCCAGTCACACCTACACACAGTGACAGTAGCAGCAGCCAACGCTCGGAATATGCAGAATCGTGGGACTTTTACATGGAAGTTCCTCGGTCACAATCTGAACAATGTCCGTCCTCTCCAAATGCAAGATCTGCAAGTGCTAAACATGATGCAAGGGGCTTTACCAATGTTTCGACAAACTGCAGCAGTAGGAGATTACAGTTGAATTTAGCTACATCACCTGACAAAGTGCATCAGATGACTTCACCATCTAGCGGTTATTCAAGTCAGTCGATTACCCCAACTGCAGGGACCCCAGTAACTTCCCTTCTGAGAGCCAAGTCTCCAGCAGGAAGGCCTAAACCAAAAGTCCCTGAGCGGAAGTCCTCCCTGCGATCCTCTGTTTCTTCTTCAACCACATCCCTGTCCTCCAATACCTCAGATTCCTTCAAGAACCTTCCTACGCCTCCTCCTCTACCCATCAACTTGCCAGGCTTGCACACTCTTCAGGCTGTTCAGTCTGTTCCAGCTAGCCCTGTGTACAGCTCTGCCACCAGACCCAAGATACCCCCAAcccctccaacacctcctcctcTGCCTATTCACAGCATTCCTGAAAAAAAGCAAATCTCACCCCCAGTGTCACCCACATTCGTGGAATGTAAGGCATCCTTCAGCAGCACATTCCCTGgatttcctcctcctccttccgaGATCTCAGATGCTTTGTTGATGATGGAAAATACAATAGAGTCTCCAtcttcatcaccaccaccaacattacctccacctccacctccaccaccacttcCACTGCCACCCACACTTCCATCCTGGGTTCAAACTCCAGCTACCCTGCCTTCCTTACATGGGATTGGACTTCATGCAGAaactattttaaatatgaaaagtTCTCTTATATCTGTGGAGTCAGTGGATGGTGAAAAGGATGATGCAAACATTAATCAACCTCTAAAGAGGCCACCAAGACCACTGATCACTGCCCAAGCCCTTCAGTTGGTGCAGCTCCGGCCAATAAAATTGATGAAGCTGGAAAATATTTTCACAGATATTATAACAAATGTGTGTAGAGAAGAAACTGAAAGGTTCCAGGAGCCTCAAACAAGTTCAGAAATATCCACTGAAGTAGAAACCCCTGATTCTCCCACATCTGAATCTTCAGAGGAGGATTTCAAAGGGCCCTGTGATCCAACCTCTGCTCTGCTCAAACCGATGAACCAAAACCAATTTGGCCAAAAGGTCCAAGAGGTTCTACTCGATTTTGAGGCAGAAAGATTGTCTCCTACACTCAGTCTTCAGCAATCCACAGCTCTTCCAGTGGCACTTCAAAGTACTTCCCCGAAGCAAAAGCCTCCTATATCACCTAAGAAACCTGGTCTGTCTTTGATTATGCCACAGCTTCTGCACCAACCTCTTTTGAATAGTTTTGAGTCTGTTGAGGGTCCTGGCCTGGAGGTGTCTACTTTGGAGGCAGAAGCACAAAACAGTACTCCCCAGAGAGACTTGGTTAACCTGCAGGATATTCCATTACAGCTGGAGGCAGAAGTGGAGAGTAATTCTGGTAATTCAACTCCTGTGGACCCAAGCAGAGTCTCTCTAAGCAGTGAATTCTCATCGGATAGCTTGAATGAGCCTCATTTCACTGCCTTGATTTTCAACGAGTATGACCTTGGATTGAGTGACACTGACCTCGGCCTGAGTGACAAGGACCTCGGGCTAAGTGATGAAAAAGGCCTTTCAGATGATAGTTCAAGCAGTAGCTCAGGATCTATCAGCCTTAAAGAGGATGAACATGAAGAAAATG GAGCTGTGTTTGACTCCAGCACAGATATCTCCTCTCCAACTTCCAGTACTAATGAAGAAGCGATAGAGGAGATGGTTACGCCTGCGCGGCCACGTACAACAGAGGACCTCTTCGCAGCCATTCACAG GTCAAAGAGGAAAGTTCTGGGCCGTGGCGATTCTGAAGAAGACCGTGCCCATGGCTTCCACACCTCCCCTCCTGTCACCCCCACTGGTGCCAGCCCGGGCCTGCCCTCCCTGCCCCGCCAGTCCGGCTTCATCCAGCGCAGCTTGCGGCGCTCTGCCACCAGCAACAACAACTTCAAAGCCCTGCTCCTGAAGAAAGGAAGCCGCTCTGATCACGGCTTCCGGATGTCTGCCGCCGAGATGCTGAAATGCACGGATCCTCGTCTCCAGAGGCCCAATGGTGAGGCCTCATCAATTGATGACCTCTGCACCTCTCCAGGCCGCAGCAGGAGGGCATCTGAGGAGTGGGCACGAGCTGAGGGAGCTTTGCCTCGCCTCTCCCCCAGCACGACATTCTCCAGATATGGCCGCTCCAGTACCCCACCCTCCGCTGCCAGTAGCCGGTATAACAGTCGCAGTCGTATCCCCAGTGGACCTATGACTGTGATTTGCGAGAAGGAAGGGGAACTGGCAGAGTCCATGGACTGCAGCCTCACTGCGGAGATTTCCTACCCCATGTCCCTGAACTCAAGCGGCACCGTCTGCCCTCAGGGCAGCACCTAG